A stretch of the Lactuca sativa cultivar Salinas chromosome 9, Lsat_Salinas_v11, whole genome shotgun sequence genome encodes the following:
- the LOC128128424 gene encoding uncharacterized protein LOC128128424, giving the protein MGWAWKEEHLDIILVPSGFLIMCVYHLFLLYRYLKHPETTAIGYENHNKKAWVEKMLLIDTKDRGFVVAVLNSHLSASTSLCSISLVLCSLIGALLGNSSNNFLTSTFIFGDTSKSTSSIKYIGILSCFLLAFACFVQTTRHFVHASFLISMPTGSVPVLCIQKSVIRGNNFWTVGLRALYFAITLLLWIFGPIPMCVGSVATVIMLHFLDVNKAPMIEYGSHKGSNSDHLRNIGHELASVVRPFEHNGRP; this is encoded by the exons ATGGGGTGGGCATGGAAGGAAGAACACTTAGATATAATCCTAGTCCCATCTGGGTTCTTGATCATGTGCGTCTATCATCTCTTTCTTCTCTATAGATATCTCAAGCATCCTGAAACCACAGCGATCGGATACGAGAATCATAACAAAAAGGCATGGGTTGAAAAAATGCTTCTG ATTGACACCAAAGATAGAGGGTTTGTAGTAGCTGTTCTTAATAGCCACTTATCTGCTTCAACTTCCTTGTGTTCCATTTCTCTAGTTCTATGTTCTCTTATCGGAGCTTTACTAGGAAACTCATCTAATAACTTTCTTACAAGCACTTTTATCTTTGGTGACACAAGTAAATCCACCAGCTCTATCAAATACATCGGCATTTTATCATGCTTCCTACTGGCGTTTGCTTGTTTTGTACAAACTACAAGACATTTTGTGCATGCTAGTTTCCTCATAAGCATGCCAACAGGTTCTGTTCCTGTTCTTTGCATCCAAAAGTCGGTGATAAGAGGAAACAATTTTTGGACAGTAGGATTGCGTGCACTCTACTTTGCAATCACTTTGCTCCTATGGATTTTCGGTCCAATTCCTATGTGTGTTGGTTCTGTAGCTACAGTCATAATGTTGCATTTTCTAGATGTCAATAAAGCACCCATGATTGAATATGGATCACACAAGGGTTCAAACAGTGATCACCTGCGGAATATTGGACATGAACTAGCTTCTGTGGTTAGGCCTTTTGAACACAACGGAAGGCCTTAG